A genomic stretch from Gemmatimonadaceae bacterium includes:
- the recA gene encoding recombinase RecA yields MAGSAMQDDRKKALGLAISQIEKNCGKGAIMRMGNEAARVRIEGIPTGAINLDAAIGIGGVPRGRVTEIYGPESSGKTTLCLHVVANAQRTGGVAAFIDAEHALDVEYAKKLGVDVENLLVSQPDTGEQALEICEILVRSGAVDVIVIDSVAALVPKAEIEGDMGDAHVGLQARLMSQALRKLTGAIARSRTAVIFINQLREKVGVMFGNPETTTGGKALKFYASLRLDIRRIGAVKDKEEVTGSQVRVKVVKNKVAPPFKQAEFDIMYAEGISHSSLLVDIGSESGIIEKSGAWYSYGGQRIGQGRENAKLFLKDNPAMLAEVEEKVKGVLGLRRGEQPVDVEVVEE; encoded by the coding sequence ATGGCGGGATCCGCAATGCAGGACGACCGCAAGAAGGCACTGGGTCTGGCCATCTCGCAAATCGAAAAGAACTGTGGCAAGGGTGCGATCATGCGCATGGGCAACGAAGCCGCGCGCGTTCGCATCGAGGGGATACCGACCGGCGCGATCAATCTGGATGCGGCGATCGGGATTGGCGGGGTGCCGCGAGGGCGCGTCACCGAGATCTACGGGCCGGAGTCGAGCGGCAAGACCACGCTCTGCCTCCATGTGGTGGCGAACGCGCAGCGCACCGGTGGAGTGGCAGCGTTCATCGACGCGGAGCACGCGCTCGACGTCGAGTATGCCAAGAAGCTCGGGGTGGACGTGGAGAACCTGCTGGTGTCGCAGCCGGACACCGGAGAGCAGGCGCTGGAGATCTGTGAGATTCTGGTACGTTCCGGGGCGGTGGATGTCATCGTGATCGACTCGGTGGCCGCGCTGGTGCCGAAGGCGGAAATCGAGGGGGACATGGGCGACGCGCACGTGGGGCTGCAGGCCCGCCTCATGAGCCAGGCGCTCAGGAAGCTGACGGGTGCAATCGCCCGATCGCGAACGGCCGTGATCTTCATCAATCAGTTGCGCGAAAAGGTCGGGGTAATGTTCGGGAACCCCGAGACGACGACGGGTGGCAAGGCCCTCAAGTTCTACGCGTCGCTCCGGCTCGACATCCGTCGCATCGGCGCGGTGAAGGACAAGGAAGAGGTCACGGGGTCCCAGGTCAGGGTGAAGGTCGTAAAGAACAAGGTGGCGCCGCCGTTCAAGCAGGCGGAGTTCGACATCATGTACGCAGAGGGGATCTCACACTCCTCACTGCTGGTGGATATCGGGTCCGAGTCGGGCATCATCGAGAAGTCCGGCGCGTGGTACAGCTACGGTGGCCAACGCATCGGCCAGGGACGCGAAAATGCAAAGCTCTTCCTCAAGGACAACCCGGCGATGCTCGCCGAGGTCGAGGAGAAGGTGAAAGGAGTACTCGGCTTGCGGCGGGGTGAGCAGCCGGTAGATGTGGAGGTCGTGGAAGAGTAG
- a CDS encoding RecX family transcriptional regulator gives MTPYRKRGQLRERTSFQPGTVTAMRSLDASGSRFVLTASGVDGVVSPEIIGTFRLAVGRNLSTHEAAELTEAARRLQVYDLGVKLLAGRARSARDLSLALRRRGASDAEAAAAITRLIELGVLDDAVFARALAHAKSSGSGVSKRRLQQDLARRGVAPATARTAIDEVAADVGLDERATALAVARKRVRALASLDRAVARRRLYAFLARRGFDGAVITFVLGAVFGPGDDASGGDDQDGPED, from the coding sequence ATGACACCGTATCGAAAGCGCGGTCAGCTGCGCGAGCGCACGTCCTTCCAGCCTGGAACTGTGACCGCCATGCGGTCGCTCGATGCCAGCGGCTCGCGGTTCGTCCTGACCGCGAGCGGCGTCGACGGGGTCGTCTCACCGGAAATCATCGGTACCTTCAGGCTCGCGGTTGGCCGTAACCTCTCGACGCATGAAGCCGCGGAACTCACCGAAGCGGCGCGCCGCCTTCAGGTCTATGACCTCGGGGTCAAGCTGCTTGCGGGGCGTGCACGCTCCGCTCGCGACCTGAGCCTGGCGCTCCGTCGCCGCGGCGCGAGCGACGCCGAAGCAGCTGCCGCGATCACTCGGCTCATCGAACTCGGGGTGCTGGACGACGCCGTGTTCGCGCGCGCGCTGGCGCACGCGAAATCGAGCGGGTCCGGTGTTTCGAAACGCCGACTGCAGCAGGACCTCGCGCGCCGAGGTGTGGCGCCAGCCACTGCCCGCACCGCGATCGACGAGGTCGCTGCTGACGTTGGGCTCGACGAACGCGCCACCGCCCTCGCCGTGGCGCGCAAGCGAGTGCGCGCACTCGCCTCCCTGGATCGGGCCGTGGCCCGCCGTCGGCTCTATGCCTTCCTTGCCCGGCGCGGCTTCGACGGGGCGGTGATCACCTTCGTGCTGGGTGCTGTGTTCGGGCCGGGCGACGATGCGTCGGGCGGCGACGATCAGGACGGACCCGAGGACTGA
- a CDS encoding COX15/CtaA family protein: protein MSRPSVDAPSLRVPGTPVAPVTHAPSAPSAARAIRAWMIASALAVVLTLVVGGATRLTESGLSITEWKPVSGVLPPLDAAAWQQAYDAYLQIPEAQTVHRGITLPQFQTLFWWEWAHRLSARIAGLVIAVPFLVLLLAGRIPSHLRFRLASLPLLTAAQGALGWYMVTSGLSDRTDVSQYRLVAHLSLALAIYVIAAWTAFTVPVRRALVHRGALLIGGFAFLTIVSGGFVAGLDAGHIFNTFPRMGDGLVPPGYGQLSPAWRNLFENAASVQFNHRVLAVITLLLVAGVAWRERRRHGALSAPWVAMVGAVLVQVTLGISTLLLGVPLGIAALHQLGAVALLTTAIWAASAPVRVSPGQSSGPS from the coding sequence CCGGTCGCCCCGGTGACCCATGCGCCGTCCGCGCCCTCTGCGGCGCGTGCGATCCGCGCGTGGATGATCGCCAGCGCACTGGCGGTGGTGCTCACTCTCGTCGTTGGCGGCGCGACTCGGCTCACCGAGAGTGGACTGTCGATCACGGAGTGGAAGCCGGTCTCGGGCGTCCTGCCGCCGCTCGACGCGGCGGCGTGGCAGCAGGCCTATGACGCCTACCTGCAGATCCCCGAGGCGCAGACCGTGCACCGCGGGATCACGCTGCCGCAATTCCAGACCCTGTTCTGGTGGGAGTGGGCGCACCGACTGTCCGCTCGTATCGCCGGACTCGTCATCGCCGTGCCGTTCCTCGTCCTGCTGCTGGCTGGGCGAATCCCTTCGCACCTGCGCTTCCGCCTCGCGTCGCTTCCGCTGCTCACCGCGGCCCAGGGCGCGCTCGGCTGGTACATGGTCACCAGTGGGCTCTCGGACCGGACCGATGTGAGCCAGTATCGCCTCGTTGCACACCTCTCGCTGGCCCTCGCGATCTACGTGATCGCGGCGTGGACGGCGTTCACCGTTCCCGTTAGGCGCGCGCTCGTGCACCGGGGCGCCCTGCTGATCGGTGGCTTCGCGTTTCTCACGATCGTGAGCGGCGGGTTCGTCGCCGGTCTGGACGCGGGACACATCTTCAACACGTTCCCGCGCATGGGCGATGGGCTGGTTCCGCCCGGGTACGGCCAGCTGTCGCCCGCCTGGCGAAACCTCTTCGAGAACGCCGCGAGCGTCCAGTTCAACCATCGGGTGCTGGCCGTGATCACGCTCCTGCTGGTCGCTGGCGTCGCGTGGCGCGAACGCCGCCGTCATGGTGCGCTCAGCGCTCCGTGGGTCGCGATGGTGGGCGCCGTCCTCGTGCAGGTGACGCTCGGCATCAGCACGCTTCTGCTCGGCGTTCCGCTCGGCATCGCGGCATTGCATCAGCTGGGCGCGGTCGCGCTCCTCACCACCGCCATCTGGGCTGCGAGCGCTCCCGTGCGGGTCAGCCCGGGTCAGTCCTCGGGTCCGTCCTGA